A window of Microbispora hainanensis genomic DNA:
GAGGTCCGCGCGGGCTGTGGTCAGGGTGTCGAGCACCTTGTGGCGCCGGTTCTGGAGTTCCTGCCAGCCGTCGTCGGTGGCGATGGCGGTTAGGCGGGGGCTCATGAGGCCGCGCGGTGTGCCGCCGAGGGTGATCGTCTCCTTCACCCAGTCGCACTTGGAAGCGTGAGCTTGGACGATACGCCCGGCGGCATCTGGGTCGATGTTCAGGTGAGGGCGCGGGCTCATGCCTGTGGTCCAGGAGATGCGCAGGTCAGTGTGGCCGGCGTCGGAGCAGATTGCGGCCAGGCCGTACAGGGCCAGGTGGGTGATGAGGCGGCGGGGGTCGCCGCCGAGAGTGATGCCGCTCATGATCCCTCGCTGGACACTTGGCCATCGGCGGCCCGTAGTAGCGCCTCCAGGTAGGCGCAGCCCCACACGCCAAAGGTCGAATGGGTTCGCTCGATCAGGTGGTCCCACTCGCCCTCGTCATAGAGGAGCCGGGCCAGTTCCCGATAGGTGTCGTCCCCGGTCAGTTCCGTGGCGGTGTGGGGGAAACCGTGGCGTCCCTGGCCATGGCTTGTGCCCACGAGACGGGCAACGAGGTCGCGGTCGCCGGTGGGGAGATGCGCGAGGGCACTCCAGCAGGCGAGTACGGACAGTTGCTCATGCCGCCACCCTGCCGGCAGGCCTGATTGAGCTCGCGCCTGGGTGATCTGCCGCAATGTGCTCATATCGCTTTTGGCCAGGGGCTGCTCGCTCGTCCGCTGGGGGTCCAGGCTGAACTGGAACCGTGGATCGGCTTTCCCGTCGTCGTGGTGGAGCCCGGCGAGTTCCAGCAAGGTGCTCAGGGATTCCAGGCCGAGCTGGTCGCTGGTGATCCGGGCCCGTTCGGCGACGGCGGCGGCATGGGCTTGTAAGGGGACGCGCTGTCGGGGTGTCCACTGCTGACGGGCGGTTTCGTCGTGCACCATCCGTCGGTTGTCTGTGATGAGGAGGGTGGCAGGTGGCTCGCCGAGCAGGTGTACCTCGAAATCCTTGAGCCTGGCCTTCCTGAGGACTTGGATTGCGGCCCGTACTTTGTCCGCCACGGGTTCGGCCAGCACCGGGGTGAGCTTGTCCAGTGCGTCGGCCAGGTCGGTCCGTGCCCGACGACTGTCGAGGCCGTCGGTGCTCATGAGGGTAGTCGCGACGGTGAGGACATGGGCGATTGCCGTCCTGGTCTCGTCGTCATTGCATGTGGCGGGGTCAAGGAAGGGACCGTGGCCAAGCCGGAAGACGAACTGACCGGTCTCCGGATCGGCGGGGCCTTCCAGCACATCCGCCGCCGCGCAGGAACCGGTCTGGTCCACCACCGGCATGCCGTCGATGACGGTGAAGATGGAAGAGCTCGCGTCCACCACGACGATGTCGCCGGGACGCAGATCTCCCGTGGAGTAGATCGACACCTCGTCGTCCCGGACGAGGAAGACGGGCGTGGAGATGTCGTCGATCCTCTTTCGGCACGTGTTGATCCTTACCGGGATCGCCTCGTAGTCGAACGGTGGGAGTGCTCGGAGCAGTTCGATGGCCGCGACCGGGTCGGTGGGCAGACCCTGTCGTACGACGACTCCCACGTCGAGGTCTTCAGCGAGGTTGTCGGACAGCCAAAGGTCCAGATCGGCGGTGGCGAACAGTTGGTCACTGGTGCGCGCCCACATCCAGGCGTCGCCCAGCTCGGCACGCTGCAACAGCGTACGGTGTCGGCGCTGGCTGGGTGGGGGATCCTCCCGCAGCGCCCACGGGGCCAGCCCTCGTGGGTCGGCCTGACGTCCGTGCAGCCACGTGAGCGCGGCATTGACGTCTTCGGGTTGGTACGGCGCGGTGTTGGCCTTGTCGCCGACGTCTTTTTCGGGCACCACCATGACGATGCGGGTGTCGGCGCGCTTGCCCCGCCGGTTGACTCGGCCAGCGCGTTGCGCGATCGCAGAACCGGAGGCCGGTTCGATCAGGGCGGCGGCCCAGTCGAGGTCGACGCCAACCTCCAGACTCTGCGTGGAGATCAGGAAATCGACCGCCGGGTTACCATCTGCGCTCAGCAAGCCCGGATTGGTGTCCCGCAGCCGGTCCAGGTCGTACGGGCGCAGTCGGCCGCACACCAGGCGCGTGACGCCACGCTTACCGAGCAGCGCGGCGAGATCCGTCGCGGTCGCCACGTTGTTCACGAAACAGCCGATGGTGGGGCCGTAGGTGTCGCGCAACCTCGTCGCGCATTCCACCATCGATGCCAGTGCGGCGGTTCGCGGGGTGCCTTTGGCCGGGATGGGCCAGGTCGGCAGCTTTAGGAACTCGACGGGCTTGGGGGTGCGTAGCCGCTCCTCCAGGGTTGGGCTCTCGGTGAGGTCGGCCTCGTCCACGTCGACCATGACCATGGCGCCGGGCTCATCCGGGGTCGCGGTCGCCTCCACAACTTGCAGCACGGGCACGGGCAACGGCCGATCGCTGATCGCGGCGAGCTCCGCCACCCGCCGGGCCGTTCGGATCAGTTGCCGAGACAGGTGCGCCTCGTCCACGACCACCGCCGAATCGAAGGCGAGCAGCCCCGCCTCCCGAGGCCGGGAGGAGGAGCTGGAGCCGTACCCACTGAAGAGGAGTCGGCTGCCCCACATGTCGGGTGTCGCACAGATGATCTGGCAGGCGGTCGCGTCGTCGCGCCAGGCGCGCGGCGCCGGCATCCCACCGCGCAGCCTGGTGACCATAAGGGGGGATACGGCATCCGCGGTGATGCGCAGTGACCGCAGGAGGTGGGCGACCTCGGCCAGGATCTCGCTGGACGGATTGCCGAGCTTGTCACGCACGCCGCAGGCGTGCTGGTACTGATCGTCGACCAGTACCCGCCGGTCCACGACCATCGATAGGCGGCGCGGCAGCCGGGGTGCAGCACCCGCCGCCATCAGCGCGACGCTGAACACATGAATGTCGATCACGCTGGTCTTCCCGGCGCCGGTCGGTGCCCCGATGACATCGGGCCACCTGCCGTCCTCGACGAGGCCCTCCAGGAGTCTGCGCTGCCAACCGAACGGTCGGATGCCGTCGTGAGGGATCCCATCCCCGCTGTTGACGGCGGAGAAGAAGTCATCGAAGTCGCTGATGGACAGAGTCATCGGGTTACCTCTTCGGCGGGGACGTCCTCGGGCACGAACAGCCCGTTGCCCAGATGCCGGGCCTGGCCGATGGCGAGCAGCCCCCGGGAGGGGGCCAGGTCAGCGAGGTCGATGATCGCCCGATAGGGGCGCAGCGGCAGCCCGGATGGGATCTTATGGACGAACCGGCTCAAGTCGCCATCCCGGACCGGCTCGGCATTTGCCACGGTGAGCCCGCCTCGCCCCACGGCTTCGGCGACCTCTCGGTACCACGCACTGCCCTTGCCCGCGGGGATGCCCAGCTGGTCCCGCAGCACCAGGCCCACCGACAGCCGGATGGCGTCGGTCAGTGTCCAGTTCCTGCCCTGGCCATGCGTCTCCGGCACAGCGGCCGGGACAGTGCGCCACAACCGGACAAGCCCGTCGCGTGGCGCGTCCCAGAACTGGTCCGCGCGCTGTTCCGGGCGTGCGGTCAAGGTCAGACGCCGGCCGGGGCGGATCTCGGTGAGCGCTGCCCATGCGTCCTTGATGACCTGGTAGTCCCCACCGTCGATGTCGGATGGCAGCATCAGGGCGAACACGGATTGTGAGATCCACCCGCAGGCGGATGCCTCCCGCTCGGTGAGGATCTGGATTGCGCACCGGTTGGCCGGACGTTCGACCCCGGGCGCGTACACCCCGGTCAGCACGGGGGGAGCGCCGTACCCGATCATCTTGATCAGGGCCTTATGCATAGTGACCGCCCAGCGCACCCGATCAGCGTCGCTGGTCAGCGGCATGTCGACGTCCGCGAGCAGTACCTGGCCCCACGGGCCGCTGGGAGGCGCCGGCTGGCGGGAAGCGTACCTGGCCGGAGCGATGGCTTTCGTGACCCGCGTCGGCCTCACATGGGTCTCATTGCTGACCAGCCGGTCCTTTGTGGCGGCAGGAGCCTTGGCATTGTCGGTCCGATAGGCGGCCAGGAGGGCCTCTGCACGACCTTGCTCCGGAACGTCCAGGTCCAGATCACCTCTGGCGTTGTCCCACCAGTCCGCATCCGGGACCAGGTCATGAGTGGGCTCGGCCGTACCGACACGCATCCGCACAGGCGTCTCTGCCATGCCCAGGTGTGACACGTCCGCGCACAGGGCCTCGATCGGCTCGCGGAGCGAGGCAGGGGGGCCGACCTGCCATGTCCATGCGTAACTTCCGTTCACCGCGACTGACCCCAGCGGTTGCGGTGTTCGGGAGAAGACCCGCCCATGCCGGCGCGTCTCCAAAAGGCGAATCCGGTAGGCCAGCCCATCGGGCTGGTTCACCGACAGCGGGGGCACACGAACTCCGTCCGGCGGATGAGTCTCCAGCCACCGAAGCGCGGCCATATCCGCCTCGCAGGGACGCAGCAGCTCGCCGTCCTGCTCGGCCCGCGGTCCGCTCGCCGCCGCGCACAACAGCGCCGCCGCCAGCCGAGCCGGCGAGGGAACCGAATCGATCTCACCGTCACCCGTGTGACCGTGGTAGGTGCCGAGCGGAAGCTCGGCGATGATGGCGTACGGCACAGCCGATCACTCCCCGTCGGCCGCGTCACCAGCCACGGCGCCCGCGACGATCGCGGGGTTTCCGTCGACCTCCAGCACCGGACCGTTCCATTGAACGCCAGCTACCTGCTCGGCGTGCGCCAACGCCTCCGCCAGCAGGGCGTCTGCCTCCTTGATGCCGAGCGGTTCGAGACTGATCGTCTGGCCGCCGCGCTGATCCATGGTCACCCTGGTGGCATCGGCCTCGAGCAGGTCGCAGTTGGCCCGCAGATACAGCTCCGCGTCCGAACGGGCCAGCCCGTTGAGCGCCAACGCCGCCAGCAGCGCTCTGCACGCCTGATCGCCCTCCGCGCCGGCGCCGAATCGCATCTGGCGCAGCGTGGCGAACGACAGCACGTGGCTTCGGATGATCCGCTCGCATGCGACACCGGCCAGTTGGTTGAGCGTGGGCGGAATTCCGCCCAATCCGAGAGGCGACGCCGAGATCAAGGTCTTGTCCTTGGTCGCTTTGTCGGCCTCCTTGAGGAGCTTGTCCGCCGTCTTCGGGCTCAGTTCGCCGTTCTGGCGCTCCACGATCTCCCGCAGATCCTTGCCCGTCAGCAGCATCTGCATTCCGACTCCGTCGACGCGTGCGCCGCCACGCAGTGACGGCTCTCGCTCGCGGCAGAATCCGATGATCTCTCCGACCAGGGCGCTGCGCCAGCGGCCCTGCCGCGCCCTTCTGCTCGAATCCCAGCCCCCGTATACGAGTGTGATGGGACTGGCATCCAGCAACGCCCGAGCGTTCGCTGGCGAGGCGTCGCGGATCGCACGGTATTCCGGCAGGTCAGTAACCGGAACGCCGGCCTTTGTCGCAGCGCGGATGTGGCCGTCATAAGCCCTGTGCGGAAGAGTGAGATCCGAGTACCTCTCGACCCGCCCATCGATCTCGTACGTGACGACGATTCGCGGCATCCGTGCCAAGACGGGGTTCCCGTCCTCAATGGCCAGCGCCAGCCCCGCCTCCGCCCGATTGAGTTGGCTCTGCTTCGAATCAATGATCACCGCGGTTCGCAACTCCCCGCCGAAGTACCGCCGCTCGTAGGCGTAGACGCTCTCCTTGCCGCGAGGGGCCGCGAACTTGGCCGGAGCCACCGCCTGGTGACTCCCTCCCGCAGGGGCGAGTTCGGTCGTGGACGTGAGACAGCTACCGCCTCCCGGGGCGGTCGCGCGTAACAGCGTGTCCAACGTGATCGAAGACAACCTCAGCTCCTTGACTTGAACGGAAATGTCGCACCCGGCTGCTATCACCGGAGGCGGGAGATGAAGGCCCGCGAAGCGGGCGACGAACCATCCCGGGCTAAATCACGCAGAGACGAGAGGCCTAGATGAAGGCGGGACGGGGTTGAACTTACTGGTTACCACGGAGAGATGAGAGGTATTTCGAAAAATCTCCTACCGCTGCGCGTCAGACCATGCGCTGAACGAGCCCGCTGATCAAGCGAAGCCAAATCAAGGATGTGCTGGCCCGGCGATCGAGCACCCGATGACCCATATCCCGACTAGGAACGTCGTCGCGTCGTATGCGGCGACCATCACTTGCCGGAGGGCGTCGGACTGGCCGTGGGTGATGCGGATCAAGATCAGCATGCCGATCGTGCACAACAACGGTCACGCCACCTATTCGGCGAGTCAGGCCGTCAGCGGGATCTTCGCCGACCCCACCCGTCGGCTCAGCGCCGGACAGCGCCACAGAATGCGTTCCTGCCGATGACCGACTAACAGATCACTGCGGTCAAGCACGTCGCGGTGACGCCCGGGCAGCGGCCGGTCATCGCTCTGGCCGTCGTCCTTTGCATCTGGCGATTGCCTTCAACCTCAGCTCGGCGACCGCGATCGCCCACGCCGGCATCGCCCGGCACCTGCTCGAGCGACCCATCGAACCGCCACCGCCTCAGCCGAGGCGCCCGCCGCCTCCCACACTGGCACCCGATGCCGACCGCCGTCCCCGGCGTGAGTCGCACCCCGAATGTCGGTTCCGGTTGAAGACTGACCCTGTGGTTCCGGCGGAATCGTGACCCACCCCCGACGCTGGTGAGGTGTTGAAGGTGGAGGACTGGGCGGAGATCCGCCGGTTGCATCGGGCTGAGGGACTGGCGATCCGAGCGATCGCCCGCAGGCTCGGGATCGCTCGGAACACGGTGCGCAAGGCACTGGCCTCGCATGAACCGCCCCGGTATGTGCGATCCGGGAAAGGATCGATCGTCGACGCGGTCGAGCCGCGGATCCGGGCGCTGCTGGCGGAGTTCCCGGACATGCCGACCTCGGTCGTCATGGAACGGGTCGGCTGGAGCAGGGGTAAGACGGTGTTCTTCGAGCGGGTGCAGCAGCTGCGACCGCTGTATCGGCCGGTCGATCCGGCCTCCCGCACCGAGTACCAGGCCGGCGAGCTGGCCCAATGCGATCTGTGGTTCCCGCCGGTCGATGTCCCTTTGGGGTTCGGGCAGAGGGGCCGTCCGCCGGTGCTGGTCATGGTCAGCGGCTACTCACGGATCATCAGCGCGGTCATGCTGCCCTCGCGCAGAGCGCCGGACCTGCTGGCCGGACACTGGAGACTGCTCAGCGAGTGGGGCCGGGTGCCGAGGGCCCTGGTGTGGGACAACGAGGCCGCGATCGGCCAGTGGCGGGCCGGGAAACCGCAGCTGAGCGAGGCGATGACCGCCTTCCGCGGAACGCTGGGTATCAAGGTCATCCAATGCCGTCCGGCCGACCCGGAGGCCAAGGGCCTGGTCGAACGCGCCAACGGCTATCTGGAGACCTCATTCCTGCCCGGCCGGTCGTTCGTCGGCCCGGCCGACTTCACCGCCCAGCTGAGCGATTGGCTGGTGCGGGCCGGTACCCGTCATCACCGGCGGCTCGGTTGCCGGCCGATCGACCGGTGGGAGGCCGACCGGGCGGCGATGCTGCCCCTGCCGCCGGTCGCGCCGACGGTGGGATGGCAACTGAGCACCCGCTTGCCCCGCGACCACTACGTGCGGCTGGACTCCAACGACTATTCGGTGCACCCGTCGGTGATCGGCCGGCGAGTCCACGTGACCGCTGACCTGGACCAAGTCGTGGTCACCTGTGACGGCGCCGCGGTGGCCCGCCATGACCGCTGCTGGGCCGACCATCAGACCATCACCGACCCTGCCCACCAGGCTGCAGCGGCGCAACTGCGTCAGGCGCGGCACCTGGCTGCGCTGCGCCCGCTGCAGACCGCGGTGGAGCAGCGGCCGTTGTCGGACTACGACCGGCTGCTCGGCCTGACCGATGAGGAGATCGCCGGATGAGCGCCCCGACCGGCAGCAAAAGCACCGGCAGGAACGTGGCCAGTGAGATCGCCTATCTCACCCGGGCGCTAAAGGCTCCCTCCCTGGCCGCAGCGGTCGAACGGCTGGCCGAACGCGCCCGCTCCGAACAGTGGAGTCATGAGGAGTTCCTGGCCGCATGCCTGCAGCGGGAAGTCGCCGCCCGCGAAGCCCACGGCGGTGAAGGCCGCATCCGCACCGCCCGCTTCTCCGCCCGCAAGTCGATCGAGGAGTTCGACTTCGATCACCAGCGGTCCCTCAAACGCGAGGTCATCACCCACCTGGGCACGCTGGACTTCATCACCGCCAAGGAGAACGTGGTGTTCCTCGGCCCGCCCGGCACCGGCAAGACCCACCTGTCCATCGGGCTGGGGATACGGGCCTGCCAGGCCGGGCACCGCGTCGCCTTCGCCACCGCCGCCGAGTGGGTGGCGCGTCTGGCCGAGGCCCACCAGGCCGGACGGCTCCAGGGCGAGCTCGTCAAGCTCGGCCGCATCCCGCTGCTGATCGTCGATGAGGTGGGTTACATCCCCTTCGAGGCCGAGGCGGCCAATCTGTTCTTCCAGCTGGTCAGCAGTCGCTACGAGCGGGCGAGCCTGATCGTGACCAGCAACAAGCCGTTCGGCCGCTGGGGCGAAGTCTTCGGCGACGACGTCGTGGCCGCAGCCATGATCGACCGCCTGGTCCATCATGCCGAGGTCGTCTCGCTGAAAGGCGACAGCTACCGGCTCAAGGACCGAGACCTCGGCCGTGTCCCCGCAGCCAAGACCGACAACTAAAGATCAAAACTTCGGGTGGTTCAAAGTTCACCCGGAACAGCCGGGTCACGATCGAGCCGGAATTGACACCCGAACCCGACGCCATTGCGACCCTGGAACGCCGAACAGCCGTGGGTTCCTGCTGAAGAACCTTCAGTCACCGTGAACCCGCCGCACTCGAAGCAGCAAGATATGCATAAACCATGCTTACGACTCCCGGGGCGGCGGGAGTCCTACGACCGGGCGCGGTCGTGCAACGAGTGCGGGAGCAACGGCGTGTGCGCGGCGAAACCCGAGCCACATCAGAGGCTCTACGGAACTCGGCGCGGTTCAAAGACCCCGGACACACATGGTCGACGGAGACGAGGACAAGTGGTGCCAGGCGCGAGCCGCAAGCGCATTCGGCCGTTGGCCGGGGCGGTGGTCTTGGTGACCCTCGCCTTGGCCGCGTGCCAGCCTTACCGGGACGAGATCTTCAACATCGTCAACGAAACTGGCGAGAACGTCGTGGTCACCTGGAACAGAGGCGACCTGTACGCCAACCTTCCTCCCGGCGGATCCATCGAGAAGATTCCGCCGCCAAACCGCTGCCGGGTCACTCCCCTGCCCGACGACCGGTTCACGGCGACGACGGAGACCGGAAAGCGCTACACCTACGGGCGGCCCATGTGCCCCGGAGAGACGTGGCACATCCGCAAGCCTCTTTCATCCTGAAATCGCAGCTCATAGCCGGTGAGGCCAGCGATCATCGGGGCCCTGGCCGCGCCGACCGTAAGCAGTCCAGCACCTCTTGCGATTCTAGAGTCGTGACCGATCTCGAGCCTGTGGATCTGGAGTTGCTCGCCGGGACCGCCGCAAGGATTGATCCGCTCATGCAGGGCGTCCTCGTCAGTGGGGATGTGAAGCAGATACGCGGCTTCGTCCTCGAAGCAGCGTGGAACTGTATGGAGCGGCCGTACTTCGAGCACCTGCGGGGGGTAGGCGGGCTCTACCGTGCCTGGATGGAAATTGAACCACTCCGACTTTCGTGGAGGCCCTGAAGCCAGCATCATCTGCTGGCGGAAGGGAGAATCACGTCACGATGCCAGCCCCGAGGAAGTATCCCCAAGAGCTTCGCGAGCGCGCGGTCCGGATGGTGTTTGAGGTTCGCCGGCAGACCGGCGGTGCCCCCGGCGCGATCGCCCGGGTGGCCGATCAGCTCGGTGTTCACCGCGAGGCGCTGCGCGGGTGGGTGCGCCAGGCCGAGATCGACGAGGGACAGCGTCCCGGCACCTCGACCGCTGATGCGCAGCGGATCGCCGAGCTGGAGCGTGAGGTGCGCGAGCTGCGCCGCGCCAACGAGATCCTCAAGGCCGCGGCCGCTTTTTCGCGGCCGAACTCGACCCACGGCCGCCCAGGTAGTCGCCTTCATCGACGCTCACCGCGGCGCTTTCGGCGTCGAGCCGATCTGCCAAGTGTTGCAGGTGGCGACGTCGACGTACTACGCGGCCAAGTCCCGCCCGCCCTCCGCGAGGGCGGTGCGGGACGCCCAGCTCATGGCCGAGATCACCACGGTGTGGAACGAGAACTTCGAGGTGTATGGCGTGCGCAAGATGTGGAAAGAGCTCAACCGGCGCGGCACCCGCGTGGCCCGCTGTACCGTGGCCCGGCTGATGAAGCGCCTGGGGCTTGCCGGGGCGGTGCGCGGGGATCACAAGCGGCCCACGACAACGATCCCCGATGCTCTCATTGACCGGCCCGCCGACCTGGTCAAACGCGACTTCACCGCCCCCTCCCCCAACCGGTTGTGGGTCGCCGACCTGACCTACATCCCCACCGCGTCGGGGTTCGTGTACGCGGCGCTGGTGATCGACGCGTTCTCGCGGATGATCGTCGGCTGGCGTCTGGCCGATCATCTGCGCACCGACCTGGCGCTGGACGCCCTGGAGATGGCCATCTGGCGCCGCGGAGACGGACGGCGGCTGGAAGGGCTGGTGCACCACTCCGACCGCGGCTGCCAGTATCTGTCGATTCGCTACACCGAGCGCCTGTCGGGTGCCGGGGCGGTCTGCTCGGTCGGCTCCCGTGGGGACAGCTATGACAACGCCCTGGCCGAAAGCACCATCGGGCTGTACAAGACCGAGCTGATCCACCGGCGCGGCCCGTGGAACGGCCTGGACGACGTCGAGATCGCCACCATGGAATGGGTCGACTGGTACAACAACCGGCGCCTCCACAGCGCCTGCAACGACCTCCCACCAGCCGAATTCGAGACCCACTACCGAACCCAAACCGCCCCGGCTATCCTCACCCCAGCCAGCTAACCCGGCCTCCACGAAACTCGGCGCGGTTCAAATCGACGACATTCTCGACGGCTGGCCCGTCGACTATGGGGCGGACACCGATGACCTGGTCATGCGCGAGTTCAGACTCGCGGCGCGGGAGTGGCTGGACATGCCGCGGACTGAGACCGGGTTCCGGGACTACGTGCATCGGTGGGAGAGGCGGGTGGCGGAAGACACCTGGCCCGCACCCGGAGGAGCCCATTGGCGGCAGCGGCTGGCCTCACCTGGCGATCGCGACGACTCCCGCCAACTTTGAGATCTTCACAACCTGATGACGCTTGGCTTCGTTCGCGAGATTGGGCGCCAGATGTTCGCGACTTTCGGCGCCACGTTGCTGGCGCCGCGTGCCGAGATGTTCGTGAGAACTGGCACCACTTGCGGATCTTGCCCGCCGGTGACGTCGGCGGTAGCTCCGGAGCCCCGTTCACCTCCGTGCAATCACTCATGGACCGAGCCGGGTGCGAGTGCGCGGATCTGCCGATGAGCGCGCACCCCTGGCTTTCGGAGCGACGTCACGTGACGAGCACGGCGGTGAGCATCGAGAGATACGACTCATGGGCGAGACGCAGGCTGTCAAGGTCGGACGTCTCGAACCACGCCACAGCGTCATGCTCGTCCGGCGCGGCGTTGACGGGTGTTCCGGTCCACCTGTCGACCAACCAGATTTGCATGTCGAACGTCGCGGTCCGGATCTCATGCATCGGCGGGCTGGACGGCTCCGATGCCGTGATTGCCAACTCCTCCCGAAGCTCGCGGACAAGGCTCTCTTTCGGATCCTCCCCCTCCTCAACATGACCGCCCGGTAGGTCCCACACGTCGGGATACCAACGGCGCCCGGCGCTTCGATGACACAGCAACACCCGATCGCCGTCGCGAAGAACTGCCGTCACAATCCGGACGGGACCGGAGTCGTCAGCGGAGATCGTCATCGGCACATTCTGATCCATGGGGATCTGCCGCAGACAAGGCGCGCCCCGCCGCCGACACCCCGTCACCGTGCGTTAGCGGTGCGCTGGCAGACGACAGGCATATCCCGCCCCCACCGAGGGGTGGCGCCCAAACTTACGAACATCGAGGTCGGTGAAATTCCGCTGGTGCCGAAAATCAGCGAGATCTGATGCCAGAACTCACGAACAAAGCCAGACGCTGGTCAGCAGAGATAACAGAAGGCCGGGTTGACGCTCCCACGCCCCATCCAGGCAAGGGAGCGTCCGGTAGGCGGCGAGCGCCCAAGGCGCGACGTTCAAGATGCATGCAGTGTCGGTGACCGGCATCAACCGTAGTGTTCGCCGAAAGATCGAAGTTATCCGGGGCGCGCTTGATCTGTAGCGGCTGAGGTTCCGGCTGAGTTGCTGCGCTTCCGGTGAGATAGTCACCCGAGGTAGTCTGTCGGTGACGCCGGGAACCGCGGGTTCCTGGAAGCCGTGAGGCCAGGTGACCTGGGGCATGACCGGGAGCCTGGCCTGGCGCTTTTCAGGGTTCGGATCAGAGCACCCTCACGGGGAAGTCGATCACCCTGTCGCCGAGAATCTCCCGGTAGCGAGGGTCGCCCAGCTTCTCGGCGCGGACGGCGCCGGCCACGATGTCGGCGACCCACAGTAGGGCCTCGCCCGCGCCGGGCAGATGATCGATGCGGAAGCGGGTGCCCTTGGGCAGTGTGTAGCGGGCGTGCTGCACAGTGGTGACGTCCCTGGTGTTGAGCGTTGGCTGGCGGGCCTCCATGAACAGTTGCTCGACTCCGAACCCGTGCAGTTCGAGCACCAGTTGGTGAAGGCAGTAGGCGCGGGCGCGCTCTTGTCTGCGCTGATGGACCGGAGACCCGACCGCAACGACATGCAACCCGTCGATCTCGGCCACCGTGTAGGCCAGCTCCAACCGCTCTTTGTCATCGCGGGCGACCCAGTGCAGCTTGGCCGGGGCGTGCCGGGCCTGCGCCTGCAGCATCTGCGCACGTGCCGACTCCTGCGCGGAAGCGGGGATGATCACGGCAGCGATGATGTAGAAGCCGGCCGTGTCGTGCTCCTGAAACGACTCATCCGCCCAAGCGGTGCTCACCCTCACGCGGCATCGTCCCCCGGGGGCCTCCTCGGAATCGGGCCCGCAGCACCTCGTGGTCGGCGATGACCAGGAACCCCGCACGGTAGACCCCGATCGTCGCCCGCGGCATCTTCACGATCGGCTCCCAGCCACGGTCACTGTGCAACAGGTCCGTGCCATGCAACTCCTCCGGGACGACCCCGTACGCCTGCCCGGCGCCGGCCACGACCTCGTCCAGGGCGCGTGTCAGGGAGATCACCTGGACGTACGAGACCGGCAGCGCAACCATGGAGTAGCGGTCGCGGGTGTAGCTCTCGTCCACGTACGCCAGCAGCACGTCACACAGCGTGACAGACCCCTGACAGCCTCGGGCGGAATCCGGCGGTCACTCGGTGAACACGCCTCGGGGTGACCTGGGATGAAACGGCTACGATCACTGCGAACCGGACTGGCGGATAGTGATGTCGAGGCCGGTGCCACCGGGAAGCCGTGCTCAGCCAGTTGGCGGTTCACGTGCCGCGTCATCCGGGCCACCCGGGCGGGGTCGGCCTGCCGGGCGCGTTCGCGCAGCAGAGCCAGCGCGCGCTGGTCGGTGATGTGCTTTTCGGTGACGGCGTCGTTGAAGACCGCGGTCACGCTGGCGGCCTTGCCTGCCGCGACGAGGTGCTCGGCGTATTCGAGGATGCCGGCGTCCACGGTGATGGTGATCCGGACCTTCCTGCCTCCGCGCATGCTCGCAATCTGAACCGCGCCGAGTTTCGTGGAGGCCGGGTTAGCTGGCTGGGGTGAGGATAGCCGGGGCGGTTTGGGTTCGGTAGTGGGTCTCGAATTCGGCTGGTGGAAGGTCGTTGCAGGCGCTGTGGAGGCGCCGGTTGTTGTACCAGTCGACCC
This region includes:
- the istA gene encoding IS21 family transposase, whose product is MLKVEDWAEIRRLHRAEGLAIRAIARRLGIARNTVRKALASHEPPRYVRSGKGSIVDAVEPRIRALLAEFPDMPTSVVMERVGWSRGKTVFFERVQQLRPLYRPVDPASRTEYQAGELAQCDLWFPPVDVPLGFGQRGRPPVLVMVSGYSRIISAVMLPSRRAPDLLAGHWRLLSEWGRVPRALVWDNEAAIGQWRAGKPQLSEAMTAFRGTLGIKVIQCRPADPEAKGLVERANGYLETSFLPGRSFVGPADFTAQLSDWLVRAGTRHHRRLGCRPIDRWEADRAAMLPLPPVAPTVGWQLSTRLPRDHYVRLDSNDYSVHPSVIGRRVHVTADLDQVVVTCDGAAVARHDRCWADHQTITDPAHQAAAAQLRQARHLAALRPLQTAVEQRPLSDYDRLLGLTDEEIAG
- the istB gene encoding IS21-like element helper ATPase IstB, which gives rise to MSAPTGSKSTGRNVASEIAYLTRALKAPSLAAAVERLAERARSEQWSHEEFLAACLQREVAAREAHGGEGRIRTARFSARKSIEEFDFDHQRSLKREVITHLGTLDFITAKENVVFLGPPGTGKTHLSIGLGIRACQAGHRVAFATAAEWVARLAEAHQAGRLQGELVKLGRIPLLIVDEVGYIPFEAEAANLFFQLVSSRYERASLIVTSNKPFGRWGEVFGDDVVAAAMIDRLVHHAEVVSLKGDSYRLKDRDLGRVPAAKTDN
- a CDS encoding IS3 family transposase (programmed frameshift) — its product is MPAPRKYPQELRERAVRMVFEVRRQTGGAPGAIARVADQLGVHREALRGWVRQAEIDEGQRPGTSTADAQRIAELEREVRELRRANEILKAAAAFSRGRTRPTAAQVVAFIDAHRGAFGVEPICQVLQVATSTYYAAKSRPPSARAVRDAQLMAEITTVWNENFEVYGVRKMWKELNRRGTRVARCTVARLMKRLGLAGAVRGDHKRPTTTIPDALIDRPADLVKRDFTAPSPNRLWVADLTYIPTASGFVYAALVIDAFSRMIVGWRLADHLRTDLALDALEMAIWRRGDGRRLEGLVHHSDRGCQYLSIRYTERLSGAGAVCSVGSRGDSYDNALAESTIGLYKTELIHRRGPWNGLDDVEIATMEWVDWYNNRRLHSACNDLPPAEFETHYRTQTAPAILTPAS
- a CDS encoding NUDIX domain-containing protein; the protein is MTISADDSGPVRIVTAVLRDGDRVLLCHRSAGRRWYPDVWDLPGGHVEEGEDPKESLVRELREELAITASEPSSPPMHEIRTATFDMQIWLVDRWTGTPVNAAPDEHDAVAWFETSDLDSLRLAHESYLSMLTAVLVT